A DNA window from Anastrepha ludens isolate Willacy chromosome 6, idAnaLude1.1, whole genome shotgun sequence contains the following coding sequences:
- the LOC128866657 gene encoding uncharacterized protein LOC128866657: protein MHSLLVIACTLAMATAMPEPPSRYGPPPVPQKQYGPPPAAPAEQYGPPAPATQAPSQPLPVYGPPAPFYGPPPATEAIVTKNVYVHVPPEEPELYQPPAPIQTALPKKHYKIIFIKAPNPPAPVQQVVPPPVQDEHKTLVYVLVKKPEEQQPLILPSPAPTEPSKPEVYFIKYKQQPKPASQYGPPLAPASEYGPPQAEKF, encoded by the coding sequence atgcaTAGCTTACTTGTGATCGCCTGCACCCTAGCGATGGCTACGGCCATGCCTGAGCCGCCCTCACGTTACGGACCACCACCAGTGCCGCAAAAGCAATACGGTCCACCACCAGCGGCACCAGCGGAACAATACGGCCCACCAGCACCAGCTACACAAGCCCCTTCCCAACCATTACCGGTTTACGGCCCACCAGCGCCCTTCTACGGTCCACCACCAGCCACTGAGGCTATCGTAACGAAAAATGTGTACGTGCATGTGCCACCAGAGGAGCCGGAATTGTATCAGCCACCAGCACCTATCCAAACTGCCTTGCCCAAGAAGCACTATAAGATCATCTTCATCAAGGCACCAAATCCACCAGCTCCAGTGCAACAAGTGGTGCCACCGCCCGTACAGGACGAACACAAGACACTCGTCTATGTGTTGGTGAAGAAACCAGAGGAACAACAGCCACTAATATTGCCATCACCTGCACCAACCGAACCCAGCAAGCCAGAGGTTTACTTCATCAAATACAAGCAACAGCCCAAGCCCGCTTCCCAGTACGGACCACCACTTGCACCGGCCTCTGAGTATGGCCCACCACAGGCGGAGAAGTTCTAA